The following coding sequences lie in one Terriglobales bacterium genomic window:
- a CDS encoding urate hydroxylase PuuD has product MHLADLLGLFVMPEHTGGEWLAIILRWVHFLAGITWIGLLYFFNLINVPFMKNVDAAAKPNVFKNLTLPTLWWFRWSAAVTVFVGFWYWAQMYVAVDARRENMSPWPTIGLFLIVWIVAWAVEYGVILKFPANGWVVAVLNALIVSGASYAFVNFVQVGRDDNHVVAIGIGGGMGLLMMLNVWGIIWRNNKKIIHGALAGTPPADGAALGRQAFLASRTNAWLSIPMLWFMASSYHFVIFG; this is encoded by the coding sequence ATGCACCTGGCAGACCTGCTTGGCCTGTTCGTGATGCCGGAGCACACGGGCGGCGAGTGGCTGGCGATCATCCTGCGGTGGGTCCACTTCTTGGCGGGCATCACGTGGATCGGCCTGCTGTACTTCTTCAACCTCATCAACGTGCCGTTCATGAAGAACGTGGACGCGGCGGCGAAGCCGAACGTCTTCAAGAACCTGACGCTGCCGACGCTGTGGTGGTTCCGGTGGAGCGCGGCGGTGACGGTGTTCGTGGGCTTCTGGTACTGGGCGCAGATGTACGTAGCGGTGGACGCGCGGCGGGAGAACATGAGCCCGTGGCCGACCATCGGGCTGTTCCTGATCGTGTGGATCGTGGCGTGGGCGGTGGAGTACGGCGTGATCCTGAAGTTCCCGGCGAACGGCTGGGTGGTGGCGGTGCTGAACGCGCTGATCGTGTCGGGGGCGTCGTATGCGTTCGTGAACTTCGTGCAGGTGGGGCGCGACGACAATCACGTGGTCGCGATCGGCATCGGCGGCGGCATGGGCCTGCTGATGATGCTGAACGTGTGGGGCATCATCTGGCGGAACAACAAGAAGATCATCCACGGAGCGCTGGCGGGGACGCCGCCGGCGGACGGCGCGGCGCTGGGGCGGCAGGCGTTCCTGGCATCGCGGACCAACGCGTGGCTGTCGATCCCGATGCTGTGGTTCATGGCGTCGAGCTACCATTTCGTGATCTTCGGATAG